TCAGATTGCTCGCGCCGTGCAGGCCGTTCAGCCGAGATTCGCAGGACCGATACGGACTCCGATTGAATGGCTTGCAAAGCCCCTGGGTCCGGGCGGACTCGTCGGTCTGCGCCGCAGAGCGACGAGGACCAGAACACCCCTCCGGGCGTGGAGTTGGTAACCCGGCACGTGGGCGGTTGGAGGGCGAAACAGACGGCAGTCGGTATGACACCAGGCGGTGAGGCGCGCTCAGGTCGGCCAGCTTCAGCTTTCGGGCGGGTGCTGTTCCGCGCGGTCGTCCGGCGCTGCGCGGTCATCGTGGCAGAGGGCGACCGGGCCCAGGCCTGAGGCGATGGAGTGGGCTTTGCCGTCTTTCCAGGTGTAGGCCCTGCCCACGAGGTACTCGGCGATGTACCCGACCATCACCAGTGGATGCCACTCATCGACCAGTCCCCGCTGGGCGCAGTGGGCCAGGTGGATCAGCGTCTGATCCTCGACCGGTAGCTGGTGGTGGGGTGGCGAGAGCCACTGCCCGCACCACTCCACACTCTCGTCGATCAGGCTGCTGACGGCCTGGGAGACGCCGACGAGGTAGGGCAGGTTGATGGTGAGCGGATCGCGGATGTCGGGGGTGGGGGGGTGCAGGGGGCTGACGTGACGGATGTGCAGGATGCCGCTGGCGTGGGTGCCGTACAGAGCGCCGCCGGACCAGCGGCCGGGGGTGTGGAGGCCGCGGGTAATGCGTTCGTGGACGGAGCGGTCGAAGAGGAGGGTTTCGGTGGGGGGGCGAGTGGTGCGGGGCTGTGGGAGGCCGAGGTGCCAGCGGGTCGCGCGGTCCATGCACCAGTATAACCTAATTCGGTGACACTGAATTAGGTGTAGACTCTGCTGGTGGTCACACGGAGCATGGTCGCCATGCCTGAACCGAGCGCGCCGCTGTCCCTGCGTCACCGACTGGCGCAGAACCTGCGCCGACTGCGTCTGGAACGCCAGTGGTCGCAAGAAGACCTCGCGGAGCGTTCCGGGCTGCACCACAACCAGATCAGCATGATCGAACGCGCCCGCAGCAGCGTGGGCATCGACATCGTCGAGAAACTCATGGCGGCGCTCGGTGTGCGCGCCAGCGACCTGCTCGACTGACCCGGCCTGGCAGACATTCCAGGCTCAG
Above is a genomic segment from Deinococcus seoulensis containing:
- a CDS encoding helix-turn-helix domain-containing protein, with the protein product MVTRSMVAMPEPSAPLSLRHRLAQNLRRLRLERQWSQEDLAERSGLHHNQISMIERARSSVGIDIVEKLMAALGVRASDLLD